A window from Schistosoma haematobium chromosome 3, whole genome shotgun sequence encodes these proteins:
- the WRAP73_1 gene encoding WD repeat-containing protein wrap73, variant 3 (EggNog:ENOG410VANU~COG:S) encodes MWDPRCSARLALCTGSDAVFLWTPQGCLAVQAPTHFNFLVSSLVWLSTGDGILLQSENEFCLCYLDSGDKLEKHKPLWKPPKINLSTGKLHQYEIKRSSENEPDHCLPFNNSVENEDCDSISNPFGEDAPNWLKQHSKISSDITVKVRRRSLSSCDKRNATSRESKPSRVLSSLSICRQAWLAPSPNVKLARKSAIQNAITAKR; translated from the exons ATGTGGGATCCGAGGTGTTCTGCTCGACTTGCTTTGTGTACAGGTTCAGATGCAGTATTTTTGTGGACACCTCAAGGATGTCTTGCAGTCCag GCCCCAACACACTTCAACTTTCTAGTTTCGTCCCTCGTCTGGCTTTCGACTGGAGACGGAATTCTATTACAGTCGGAGAATGAATTTTGTCTATGCTATCTAGATTCTGGTGATAAGCTTGAGAAACATAAACCTCTTTGGAAGCCTCCTAAAATCAATTTGTCGACTGGAAAATTGCATCAGTATGAAATAAAAAGAAGTTCTGAAAATGAACCCGATCATTGTCTGCCGTTTAATAATTCTGTTGAAAATGAGGACTGTGATTCTATTTCTAACCCATTTGGTGAAGATGCTCCAAATTGGCTAAAACAACACAGTAAGATATCCTCTGATATCACTGTAAAAGTTCGAAGAAGAAGTTTATCTTCGTGTGATAAACGTAATGCTACGAGTAGAGAATCGAAACCTTCTCGAGTTCTTTCCTCTTTATCAATCTGTCGACAAGCTTGGTTGGCTCCTTCCCCAAATGTAAAACTGGCTAGAAAGTCAGCAATTCAAAATGCTATTACAGCGAAACGATAG